The following are encoded together in the Drosophila takahashii strain IR98-3 E-12201 chromosome X, DtakHiC1v2, whole genome shotgun sequence genome:
- the LOC108062318 gene encoding uncharacterized protein has translation MTSINLLVIIYVTMVIFGYWRAEARRPSKKLNYYNYDEESDVFERQLDTDYQLQPKSHSGDEEDPMDEALDTSDLEMGLQSRFGRKKHRSQRKPAAARKFPSSWSMLVNEAHEGERHFDSDFKMIDEEEEQH, from the coding sequence ATGACTTCCATTAACCTGCTTGTGATTATCTACGTGACCATGGTGATCTTTGGCTACTGGAGGGCCGAGGCCAGACGCCCATCGAAGAAGCTGAACTACTACAACTACGACGAAGAGTCGGATGTCTTCGAGCGGCAGTTGGATACGGACTATCAGCTGCAGCCGAAGTCGCACTCCGGCGATGAGGAGGACCCCATGGACGAGGCCCTGGACACCTCGGACCTGGAAATGGGGCTGCAGAGTCGCTTTGGCCGGAAGAAGCACCGTTCGCAGCGCAAGCCAGCAGCCGCCAGGAAGTTCCCCTCATCCTGGTCCATGCTGGTCAACGAGGCTCACGAGGGGGAGAGGCACTTCGATTCGGACTTCAAGATgatcgacgaggaggaggaacaaCATTAA
- the LOC108062307 gene encoding uncharacterized protein — MKIKLIIFFLLLRLQLAQLGMHIDEGDIPEYLSNGLDPQKKQRSWDFEEEEQDQERDQDQWQIHAYIESQSGICSAESPHDVRYEKNDRCKTTGSKKIVKDEDDDDEEADPAANGDEDDNDSDNDEDDDDEDDGDDEDDDEEGDGGNEMQLEDEAFVERITCLLGSLHKHTKAMSDNLKILQSRLGTRKNSPSQSQSGGSTCRKNNFGTLLAAHPTHAKWLKKPDFYGEEEPCGPDKCDAPESSEEFEEGRRPQALGEEHRLLVPPLLQLIQGSATLQSHLKDRQEAAAGSKPRYWMPSREAWAPEELQAASKSPAADKTQLRCEDYEARLRRLMDNRDEIERNVMRMISPLH; from the coding sequence atgaaaataaaactaattatattctttcttttgctacGCCTCCAATTGGCCCAGCTGGGAATGCACATTGACGAAGGCGACATTCCCGAGTACCTGAGCAACGGACTGGATCCGCAGAAGAAGCAGCGCAGCTGGGActtcgaggaggaggagcaggaccaGGAGCGGGACCAGGACCAGTGGCAGATCCATGCCTACATCGAGTCGCAGTCGGGGATCTGTTCCGCCGAGTCGCCCCACGATGTGCGGTACGAGAAGAACGACCGGTGCAAGACCACCGGTTCCAAGAAGATCGTCAAGGACgaggacgatgatgatgaggagGCCGATCCTGCGGCCAATGGCGATGAAGATGACAATGACAGCGACAACGACGAGGATGATGACGACGAAGACGACGGCGACGATGAGGACGATGATGAGGAGGGCGACGGCGGCAATGAAATGCAGCTGGAGGACGAGGCGTTTGTGGAGAGGATCACCTGTCTACTGGGATCCCTGCACAAGCACACCAAGGCCATGAGCGATAATCTCAAGATCCTGCAATCGCGTTTGGGAACCCGAAAGAATTCcccatcccaatcccaatcggGGGGCAGCACTTGCAGGAAGAATAACTTTGGCACCCTGCTCGCGGCTCACCCCACTCATGCCAAGTGGCTCAAGAAACCGGATTTCTACGGCGAGGAGGAGCCGTGTGGTCCGGACAAATGTGATGCCCCGGAGAGCTCGGAGGAGTTCGAGGAGGGCCGCCGGCCACAGGCTTTGGGTGAGGAGCACCGGCTCCTCGTTCCGCCGCTTTTGCAGCTGATCCAAGGCTCGGCCACCTTGCAATCGCACTTGAAGGACCGCCAGGAGGCCGCCGCAGGATCGAAGCCCAGATATTGGATGCCCTCGCGGGAAGCCTGGGCTCCCGAGGAACTGCAGGCCGCATCGAAGTCGCCGGCCGCAGATAAAACTCAGCTGCGCTGCGAGGACTACGAGGCGCGGCTGAGGCGTCTCATGGACAATCGCGATGAAATCGAGCGGAATGTGATGAGGATGATAAGTCCGCTGCACTAG